A stretch of Porites lutea chromosome 5, jaPorLute2.1, whole genome shotgun sequence DNA encodes these proteins:
- the LOC140938870 gene encoding uncharacterized protein, whose translation MAEGQPPEPNVQLLVDPVEPVVNPPVVNPLVVNPPVVNPPDGNQNVNVAQPQELERLREEVRQLKQSVEAVTNASPEKLVEQILAYASRPLTEFNKYEVLEMLETLHNKAADRNHDRKNYYRLVHQSAREKVELSKDHFKDLVMRLLGDKDHERVLDIVSKVEKKSNRKKPQANDNRGSGVARPSRLFSLRCYFCHRRGHIKADCPDLKSKQRKTDPKSDK comes from the exons ATGGCTGAGGGTCAACCTCCGGAGCCGAACGTTCAGTTACTTGTCGATCCTGTAGAGCCAGTCGTGAATCCACCGGTCGTGAACCCGCTAGTGGTGAATCCGCCGGTTGTGAATCCACCGGATGGCAACCAGAATGTTAATGTCGCTCAGCCTCAGGAACTGGAG AGATTGCGTGAGGAGGTGAGACAGTTAAAGCAGTCAGTGGAGGCAGTAACCAACGCGTCGCCTGAGAAGCTCGTGGAACAGATCTTGGCTTATGCTTCCCGCCCGTTGACAGAGTTTAACAAGTATGAGGTGCTTGAGATGCTGGAGACTCTGCATAACAAGGCCGCTGACCGTAATCATGACAGGAAGAACTACTATCGGCTCGTTCATCAGTCGGCGAGGGAAAAGGTGGAGTTGTCGAAGGACCACTTCAAGGACCTTGTTATGCGCCTATTAGGAGACAAGGACCACGAGAGGGTCCTGGATATCGTTTCTAAAGTAGAAAAGAAGTCAAATCGCAAGAAGCCTCAAGCGAACGACAACAGGGGTTCTGGTGTGGCACGTCCGTCTCGTCTATTTTCTTTGCGATGTTATTTTTGTCATAGGCGAGGTCATATCAAAGCTGATTGTCCTGATTTGAAGTCCAAGCAGAGGAAAACGGATCCCAAATCAGACAAGTAG
- the LOC140936605 gene encoding uncharacterized protein, whose product MTAQKERKKPSFPLILSVLSIVFYCAGFLRVELDLNEQKKRIQALESIEETKSHTNILDLVTKSKEITPVMEQINVAFSDAHSDNHRRERRNADNIKNKTENKNVEATMLKILSELKQHHSLSQSSSCLPGPPGPPGLRGKKGSRGRRGQKGDQGIMGSSGKSGKQGIMGPVGPKGDVGLKGQKGDMGPAGMPGAKGEPGESISAPVIAVSPKTLTINEGGSASFQCSVSGNPKPALKWSKLNSMPQISPSVVSGGKLLLKKVTGFDAGKYNCSAVNIFGRANALVQLVVNGKFVVTWAILQQ is encoded by the exons ATGACTGCTCAGAAAGAACGGAAAAAGCCTTCCTTTCCCTTAATTCTTTCTGTTTTGTCTATCGTGTTTTACTGCGCCGGTTTTCTACGAGTAGAATTGGATCTAAACGAACAGAAGAAGAGAATACAAGCTCTTGAAAGCATCGAAGAGACTAAATCACACACCAACATTCTTGACCTCGTAACAAAGAGCAAGGAAATCACTCCTG TGATGGAACAGATTAATGTTGCATTTTCAGACGCTCATTCCGATAACCATCGAAGGGAAAGGCGCAATGCTGATAATATCAAGAACAAGACGGAAAATAAAAACGTAGAAGCAACAATGCTTAAAATTTTGTCAGAGTTAAAACAGCACCACTCATTATCGCAAAGTAGCTCGTGTCTCCCAGGCCCTCCCGGGCCACCAGGTCTGAGGGGGAAGAAAGGGTCCCGTGGAAGAAGAGGACAGAAAGGAGACCAAGGTATCATGGGATCATCCGGAAAGAGCGGCAAGCAAGGTATCATGGGACCTGTAGGTCCGAAGGGTGATGTTGGACTCAAGGGACAAAAAGGAGACATGGGACCTGCAGGCATGCCGGGAGCTAAAGGAGAACCTGGTGAATCGATTTCAGCTCCTGTTATTGCTGTGTCCCCTAAAACACTGACAATTAACGAAGGTGGATCAGCCTCGTTTCAGTGTTCAGTGAGTGGTAATCCTAAACCTGCACTAAAATGGAGTAAACTGAATAGTATGCCACAAATAAGTCCCTCAGTGGTGTCGGGAGGAaagctgttgttaaaaaaggtGACGGGATTTGACGCCGGGAAATACAACTGTTCAGCGGTCAATATCTTTGGAAGGGCGAATGCACTGGTACAACTTGTGGTAAATGGTAAGTTTGTTGTGACTTGGGCGATT TTGCAGCAATAG